A genomic stretch from Helianthus annuus cultivar XRQ/B chromosome 1, HanXRQr2.0-SUNRISE, whole genome shotgun sequence includes:
- the LOC110890381 gene encoding 3-oxoacyl-[acyl-carrier-protein] reductase FabG yields MAVSSEQLAINKPDPWQDLRGKIVMVTGASSGIGWEFCIALAKSGCRIIAIARRMNRLKSLCDEINNLDRQENEGEARNPRVLAVAVELDVNADGSTIKASVRKAWEAFGHIDVLINNAGIRGPVQNSLDWSEEDWDEAFRTNVKGSWLVSKYVCLQMHTSNQAGSIINISSTAALHRSTYSPGCLAYASSKSALDTMTKVMAMELGKYNIRVNSICPGLFKSEITIELMQKKWLKNVASKVVPLRDFGTIDPVLTSLIRYLIHNSSDYVTGNIFIVDSGYTSSGIPLYSSL; encoded by the exons ATGGCAGTTTCTTCTGAACAACTAGCAATCAATAAACCGGATCCATGGCAAGATCTTAGAGGCAAGATTGTTATGGTTACTGGCGCATCTTCTGGCATCGGCTGGGAATTTTGTATCGCCTTAGCCAAATCTGGTTGCAGGATCATTGCCATTGCCCGTCGAATGAACCGTCTCAAGTCATTGTGCGATGAAATTAACAATTTGGATAGACAGGAGAAcgaaggtgaagcaaggaacccTCGAGTATTGGCAGTGGCGGTGGAGCTTGATGTCAATGCCGACGGTTCAACTATTAAAGCATCCGTGAGAAAGGCTTGGGAAGCTTTTGGCCATATCGACGTGTTGATCAACAATGCTGGTATTAGAG GTCCTGTACAAAATTCATTGGATTGGTCAGAAGAAGATTGGGATGAAGCCTTTAGAACAAATGTAAAAGGATCATGGTTGGTATCAAAGTATGTTTGCCTTCAAATGCATACTTCAAATCAAGCAGGATCTATAATCAATATCTCTTCGACTGCTGCTCTTCATCGAAGTACATATTCACCAGGATGTCTTGCATATGCTTCTTCGAAATCAGCCCTTGACACTATGACAAAA GTGATGGCAATGGAACTTGGGAAATACAATATAAGGGTAAACTCTATATGCCCGGGTCTTTTCAAATCCGAAATTACCATTGAACTTATGCAAAAGAAGTGGCTTAAAAATGTTGCTTCAAAAGTAGTGCCGCTTAGAGACTTTGGCACTATTGACCCAGTCTTGACGTCGTTGATTAGGTACTTAATTCATAACTCATCTGATTACGTGACAGGTAACATTTTTATTGTAGATTCTGGATATACCTCATCAGGTATACCACTCTATTCGTCGCTTTAA